The following DNA comes from Chloroflexota bacterium.
CGGCGAACGGCGAGCTCTGCCGGAATCATCGTTGCGCCAGCCAAAGCCGTCGCCGTTCTTGCAGTGTGTGCTTGACGACGAATCGCGTGATTGATTTTTGATCGAGCGATACTCATACGTTTTTATCCTTTCGCCCGCCCGGACACCGCCAAAAGTTTGGCGCGCAGTCCGATTCGTGTAACCCGTCCGTCCGGTTCGATCTGCCAAATGTGTTCCCAACCGATCACATAACTGATGCCCGGATATTTCTCGTTCCGAATTCCGTTGATGTCAATCGCGCTCGGTTCGAGCTCCCACACTCTGCCTTGTTCATCTTTCCGTGGATGCGGATGCGTGTGAAATTCGCCGACGACCTTGCGTCCATCGAACGATCCGTCCCGTGCGCGTTTCGGTGGAGTGATCATCGCGGACTTGCCGGGTTGCCACCACCGCACGCCTAGCGAGCCATCAGCTTCGACGACGATATAGCCGCCTTCTTCGTGCCGCGATGCCGGGTCATTTGTTTGTGAGCGTTACCACGCAATTGAAATGCGTTGCGGAGCGAGTCCGATAGATTGATTGCCACAGTGAATCCTCGATAATCAGTATAGTTGGAATCAAGCCGCGCGTCAACGCGCGTTGTTTAGAACGATAGGACTTTCAAAATCCGAATGTCACTGCGAGTGAAGCGAAGCAGTCTCCGAACACCTTTGGGGATTGCTTCGCAAAAATCGCGCGCAATGACAGATAGGCGCGACTTTGACAAAGCCCTGGTTTTCTGCCGAGCCGAGTTGACAAAAACTGAAATCCGAAGATAATGTGCCTAGTTGCAAGTCTGTGTAAGGGTACGTCGAACGACGCTCAAGCAAGGACGAGGGCTTGGGCGTTTTGTTTTGCGCTTATCCCTACTCGGCAATCCGCACCGAAAGGGGGGAAATCACAATGGCAGATCGCATTACCGGAACCGTCAAATGGTTCAACGCTTCAAAGGGCTATGGCTTTATCGCACACGAAGGTGGCAAAGACGTCTTCGTGCATTTCTCGGCGATTCAGTCCGAAGGGTATCGCGCTTTGAAGGAAGGCGAGCAGGTCGAATTCTCGGTTGAAGACAGCCCGAAGGGACCGCAAGCCGCGAACGTCGTCAAGTTGGTATAATCCTACTTACGCACGTCCTAACAGCCACCGCGATGATTCGTGGTGGCTGTTTGCATTTCAATCGCGATGCGGAAAAATATTGAGACTGTTGCATGGCTACCGATTGGGGTGTTTGAAATCGCCTCGGGGGGCGTTTCGCCGGGCGTCCACCTACGTGGACGCTGATTCGCCCGCGTAAGCGGGCGACCAGCCGTTGGCTCACGCGGGGCAATTTCAATTGCCAAACCCAGGTTATTCCCGGCAAACGGGCTTGACGCTAACCGTCTATCTGTGATACGATTGCGGTAGTCTTGACTAGGAAGGGGAGGTGCAACATGAACAGACCGCGCCGCGTAGTGTTGACAAGCAAATGGGTTGTGCTCGGTGGGCTAGTCCTCTTGATGGTTGGCGTCATGGTGTTGACCATGCCCAACCAAGTTGCGCTCGCGCAATCTCCTGGGCAGAGTACGCCGCCCCCCAACAAACCAATCACGCTCAAAGACCCCTGTGCGCTCGATCCCCGCAACCTGGTTTTGAATGGTTCGATGGGAATACCGTACAATACAAAGTACGGCACACTCCCAAACGCGTGGTCGGCTTTTGTTATGACTGGCACCGCGCCGCCGTTTCGTTGGGTAGACAATGAGCAGATTGATCCGCATGGATCTTTGCAAATGTACACGCCGAACAAATTCGATGCTGGGATTTACCAAACGGTTCGTGGCTTGGTTCCCGGCACGAGTTATTGGTTTCGATTAGGATACAGTCTTGCCGCCAAATCGTACGATGGTCCGAATGTACGCGTCCAGACGATCGGGCGCAAAGCGGGCGTGGATCCGTTGGGCGGCGCTGACGCCAAATCGCCCAATGTGATTTGGGGACCGGACCTGTTTGACGGCAATGCCGCGCTCAATCGTCCAGAGATGACGATGGTCTTTACCGCGCGCGCGCCGGCGGCGACGCTCTTTTTGCGCGCGATGGCGACGGATCAGACCGCGGGAGAAAATCGCGTATGGTTCGACGCGGTGTGTATGGAAGCACGCCCAGATATTCCGGGTGAAATTTCACGTGT
Coding sequences within:
- a CDS encoding cold-shock protein; its protein translation is MADRITGTVKWFNASKGYGFIAHEGGKDVFVHFSAIQSEGYRALKEGEQVEFSVEDSPKGPQAANVVKLV